In a genomic window of Melitaea cinxia chromosome 25, ilMelCinx1.1, whole genome shotgun sequence:
- the LOC123665931 gene encoding UPF0547 protein C16orf87-like yields MGKSKMIAKSCPKCELQVAVASKSCKCGHTFFSARRAADTLPAAEDIKRRTGRVRRSQPQFYDAQHYQKQKKKSPKKRIISKTYNDEDYKGKGKIESATARARRRRALRRAQRPPVVADRTRDPTPQLRPAQLARCTLILSEINRKMRAVTWQPPGDV; encoded by the exons ATGGGTAAAAGTAAAATGATCGCGAAAAGCTGTCCAAAATGCGAGCTACAG gTAGCGGTAGCATCAAAATCGTGTAAGTGCGGCCACACATTCTTTTCAGCACGACGGGCAGCGGATACGCTACCAGCGGCAGAGGATATCAAACGTAGAACCGGTCGAGTTAGACGGTCACAGCCTCAGTTTTATGATGCGCAACACTATCAGAAGCAAAAGAaaaag tcTCCGAAGAAAAGGATCATATCAAAAACGTATAACGATGAAGATTACAAGGGCAAAGGGAAGATAGAGAGTG CGACGGCTCGGGCTCGGCGTCGCCGGGCGCTCCGGAGGGCGCAGCGCCCCCCCGTGGTTGCGGACCGAACCAGAGACCCCACTCCTCAGCTACGACCAGCTCAACTAGCCAGGTGTACCCTCATCCTGTCCGAGATCAACCGCAAAATGAGAGCCGTTACCTGGCAGCCGCCTGGCGACGTTTAG